The following proteins are encoded in a genomic region of Sphingobium amiense:
- a CDS encoding MFS transporter translates to MSASQEIKSWDTDYEWKVVLLLALGFGLVGLDRWILAPLYPFIAADLGLAEGDIGYLAGVLGIVWGLFAIFAGRLSDRIGHRKVLIPSIILFSLMSGFSGLAHSLTFLVVIRSLMGATEGAFCPTSFAATAAASKPERRGFNLGLQQSGFALFGFALAPMVATQLLTVVPSWREVFWVVAIPGFLVALLLYFVLRDPGNAPAAGLVGIEEAAPVKWMEALKSRNIIVCMMALICAMACVFVLGAMVPIYLMNVIRLSPQEMGIVTSAMGFGGFIGQFSWPGLSDKFGRKPLAIIGFLAAAVSVYWFSQIGADTTLLFVALFITSFFCLGNVALITGPIATESAPAGLVAASIGIVVGAGEIFGGGVAPAIAGFVANNFGLPSVLTVALTGVSIGVFVCLLLKETAPLRVGNRPATT, encoded by the coding sequence GTGAGTGCTAGCCAAGAAATCAAGTCGTGGGACACCGACTATGAGTGGAAGGTGGTGCTCCTGCTCGCCTTGGGGTTCGGTCTGGTTGGGCTGGATAGATGGATCCTGGCACCCTTATATCCCTTCATCGCAGCCGATTTGGGTCTCGCAGAGGGCGATATTGGCTACCTCGCCGGCGTCCTCGGCATCGTGTGGGGGCTTTTCGCGATATTCGCCGGGCGTTTGTCAGACCGCATAGGACATCGAAAAGTTCTCATTCCATCGATCATCCTGTTCTCGCTGATGTCGGGATTTTCCGGGCTAGCCCACAGTCTGACTTTCCTGGTGGTTATCCGGTCGCTGATGGGAGCGACGGAAGGTGCCTTTTGTCCAACAAGTTTCGCAGCGACGGCTGCCGCCTCGAAACCGGAGCGGCGCGGCTTCAACCTGGGCCTGCAACAAAGCGGCTTTGCCTTGTTCGGCTTTGCCTTGGCGCCGATGGTCGCGACACAGTTGCTCACCGTTGTTCCGTCATGGCGAGAGGTTTTCTGGGTCGTCGCGATACCGGGCTTCCTGGTCGCACTTCTTTTGTATTTCGTCCTGCGCGATCCTGGAAATGCACCTGCTGCCGGTCTGGTGGGGATTGAGGAAGCAGCACCCGTCAAATGGATGGAAGCTCTGAAAAGCCGTAACATCATTGTCTGTATGATGGCGCTGATATGCGCAATGGCATGCGTCTTCGTTCTTGGCGCAATGGTACCGATCTACCTGATGAACGTCATCCGACTGTCTCCGCAGGAAATGGGCATCGTGACGTCGGCCATGGGTTTCGGCGGGTTTATCGGGCAGTTTAGCTGGCCGGGACTCTCGGACAAGTTCGGCCGCAAACCGCTCGCCATCATCGGTTTTCTGGCTGCAGCGGTCTCGGTATATTGGTTTTCGCAGATCGGTGCCGACACAACCTTGCTGTTCGTCGCCCTGTTCATAACTTCCTTCTTCTGCCTCGGAAACGTCGCCTTGATAACCGGTCCCATTGCCACTGAATCGGCTCCAGCAGGGTTGGTAGCCGCATCGATCGGCATTGTGGTTGGCGCAGGTGAGATATTCGGCGGCGGTGTTGCGCCTGCTATTGCCGGGTTTGTGGCCAATAATTTCGGGCTACCGAGCGTCCTCACCGTCGCTCTGACAGGCGTTTCCATTGGGGTGTTCGTCTGCTTGCTCCTCAAGGAAACGGCGCCTCTGAGGGTCGGCAACCGCCCCGCGACGACTTGA
- a CDS encoding acyl-CoA dehydrogenase family protein gives MYFSDEPDHIQMLRATLRRFIEKEAPRPKREEWRRAQAWPRDVFAKLSELGVCALTVPAEFGGQGPDWYAATAVIEELSRCGSFLAGPYIHCAFYGGGNVAESGSPEQKAVLLPKIAEGKVQFAYGFSEPDVGGDLASVQTRAHLEDGGDTVVINGSKRWCTGADWADYIICLVNSDPEGSKYRNLTLVLVPTDAVGITRAALSHRNMVYTHSFDVHFDDVRVSAENILGGPQAWNEGWRVLAGQSLDVEKVEVAAITYGLAQAAVEEAWQYAQERQQFGRPISGHQAVRHELVDARTRLQACRHMLYHAAWLVSQGRPASVETSMAKLFVADVSVQIGLACQRVLGAYGLSDEFDMPQIVIDLIGMPIIGGSSNMQKNNIAKRLGLAE, from the coding sequence ATGTATTTTTCTGATGAACCCGATCACATTCAGATGTTGCGCGCAACCCTGCGCCGCTTCATCGAAAAGGAAGCGCCGCGGCCGAAAAGGGAGGAATGGCGGCGAGCGCAAGCGTGGCCGCGCGACGTTTTCGCAAAGCTGTCAGAACTGGGAGTCTGCGCTCTGACGGTTCCGGCGGAGTTTGGCGGCCAGGGGCCGGACTGGTACGCGGCAACGGCCGTGATCGAGGAATTAAGCCGGTGCGGTTCCTTTCTCGCAGGGCCTTATATTCATTGCGCCTTCTATGGTGGAGGCAACGTCGCCGAGAGCGGTTCGCCGGAACAGAAAGCGGTGTTGCTACCGAAAATAGCGGAAGGCAAGGTGCAGTTCGCTTACGGATTCTCCGAACCCGACGTCGGCGGCGATCTCGCATCGGTGCAGACTCGCGCCCATCTGGAGGATGGTGGCGACACGGTGGTCATCAACGGCTCCAAACGCTGGTGCACGGGCGCGGATTGGGCAGATTATATCATCTGCCTCGTGAACTCCGATCCTGAGGGGAGTAAATATCGTAATCTGACCCTGGTGCTCGTTCCGACAGATGCGGTCGGCATCACCCGGGCGGCCTTGAGCCATCGCAACATGGTCTACACCCACAGCTTTGATGTGCATTTTGACGATGTGCGGGTTTCCGCGGAGAACATCTTGGGCGGTCCTCAGGCCTGGAACGAAGGCTGGCGCGTGCTGGCGGGACAGTCGCTCGATGTCGAGAAGGTTGAAGTCGCCGCAATCACTTACGGCCTGGCGCAGGCCGCGGTGGAAGAAGCTTGGCAGTATGCCCAGGAACGGCAACAGTTCGGCAGGCCGATCAGCGGGCACCAGGCAGTGCGCCATGAACTGGTGGACGCGCGTACGCGATTGCAGGCCTGTCGTCATATGCTCTACCATGCGGCATGGCTTGTCAGCCAGGGCCGCCCGGCTTCCGTTGAGACGAGCATGGCCAAATTGTTCGTTGCCGACGTCTCAGTTCAAATCGGTCTCGCGTGCCAGAGGGTCCTTGGCGCTTACGGCTTGTCCGACGAATTCGATATGCCACAGATCGTGATCGATTTGATCGGAATGCCGATCATTGGCGGATCATCAAACATGCAGAAGAACAATATAGCCAAACGCTTGGGACTGGCCGAATAG
- a CDS encoding cytochrome C oxidase subunit IV family protein produces the protein MTHSIRLTGIWALLIAVSLASFLMAEYHHARMLAVAVVMAIAGFKVRLVLYHFMDLGTVPPGFRWFFNCWVITCSVMIFGIYWYTAKMIA, from the coding sequence ATGACACACTCTATACGCCTGACAGGCATTTGGGCGCTGCTCATCGCGGTTTCGCTGGCCAGCTTTCTGATGGCAGAATATCACCATGCCAGAATGTTGGCCGTCGCCGTCGTGATGGCTATCGCCGGCTTCAAGGTGCGCTTGGTGCTGTACCACTTCATGGACCTTGGCACGGTGCCGCCCGGGTTTCGATGGTTCTTCAACTGCTGGGTGATCACCTGCTCCGTGATGATCTTCGGCATATACTGGTATACGGCAAAGATGATTGCCTGA
- a CDS encoding cytochrome c oxidase subunit 3, producing the protein MSETTLQGSEGKSALQTYPSIWAFIVLDSVIFGVFFLVFMVERLAQPGLFSASAKHLDPWLGFVNTLILISGSLLVALAVNAHRRGQGERVTRRLLVAAIAVSSCFGLIKITEYAEKFGSGITLVTNDFFTLYFALTGLHFVHYLFGMVVLAYLAWGTSSREATDPRFAIWLESGGLFWHFVDLLWIFLFSMLYLLW; encoded by the coding sequence TTGTCTGAGACAACTTTACAAGGTTCGGAGGGCAAGTCTGCCCTCCAGACCTACCCCTCGATCTGGGCGTTTATCGTCCTTGACAGCGTCATTTTCGGGGTTTTCTTTCTTGTATTCATGGTCGAGCGGCTGGCGCAGCCGGGCCTTTTTTCGGCTTCCGCCAAGCACCTGGATCCGTGGCTCGGCTTCGTCAATACGTTGATATTGATCAGTGGCAGCCTGCTGGTAGCGCTTGCTGTGAACGCACATCGTAGGGGCCAGGGCGAACGTGTAACCCGACGGCTGCTGGTAGCGGCGATCGCCGTATCCAGCTGCTTCGGCCTGATAAAAATCACCGAATATGCTGAGAAATTCGGGTCGGGCATCACGCTCGTTACGAATGATTTCTTCACGCTGTATTTCGCGCTCACCGGCCTTCACTTCGTTCATTATCTCTTTGGCATGGTCGTTCTGGCCTATCTGGCCTGGGGCACCTCGTCGCGGGAAGCAACAGACCCTCGTTTTGCCATCTGGCTGGAGTCCGGGGGCTTGTTCTGGCACTTCGTTGATCTGTTATGGATCTTCCTGTTCTCAATGCTTTACCTGCTTTGGTAG
- a CDS encoding recombinase family protein, producing the protein MTRVGYARVSTIDQDLDIQVARLKAAGCEILRSETGSGASRTGRTELETIMQFLRADDELVVLRLDRLGRSTRDVLNLVHELDQKGASLRVLEPEVTTAGSMGRMVITILGMVADMELTFIKDRQRAGIEAARAEGVYKGRKKNIDDDEIRRRITAGASKASVARDLKISRMTVYRALDVIPSRIGLPEKPPSVTIALHLTIENFNKHGRGRKPARERIEAMLERDYQMQKTGNCDYTLTVAYDQGADGVSLDDEIASLQTEMFNIAESYRCSIETDVYEIGGQERAW; encoded by the coding sequence ATGACCCGCGTCGGCTACGCCCGCGTCAGCACCATCGACCAGGATCTCGACATCCAGGTTGCCCGGTTGAAGGCAGCGGGCTGTGAAATCCTCCGCTCCGAAACAGGCTCGGGCGCATCGCGCACTGGACGCACGGAGCTTGAGACGATCATGCAGTTCCTGCGCGCCGATGACGAACTCGTCGTCCTGCGTCTCGATCGGCTCGGTCGCTCCACACGCGATGTTCTCAATCTGGTTCATGAACTCGACCAGAAGGGAGCCTCATTGCGGGTGCTTGAGCCGGAGGTGACGACGGCCGGAAGCATGGGGCGGATGGTGATCACCATTCTGGGCATGGTCGCGGACATGGAACTGACGTTCATCAAGGACCGGCAGCGCGCCGGGATCGAGGCGGCGCGCGCCGAAGGCGTCTACAAAGGCCGGAAGAAAAACATCGATGACGATGAAATCCGACGCCGGATCACCGCCGGCGCGAGCAAGGCCAGCGTCGCGCGCGACCTCAAGATCTCAAGAATGACCGTCTATCGGGCGCTTGACGTCATTCCTTCAAGGATCGGGCTGCCGGAAAAGCCGCCTTCTGTCACCATCGCCCTGCATCTGACCATCGAGAACTTCAACAAGCATGGTCGTGGCAGAAAGCCCGCTCGCGAGCGCATTGAGGCGATGCTGGAGCGGGATTACCAGATGCAAAAGACCGGGAACTGCGATTACACGCTGACCGTCGCCTATGATCAGGGTGCCGATGGCGTCAGCCTCGATGATGAGATCGCATCTCTCCAGACAGAGATGTTCAACATCGCAGAGAGCTACAGGTGCTCGATCGAGACCGATGTTTACGAGATTGGAGGACAAGAGCGAGCCTGGTAG